The following coding sequences lie in one Kribbella sp. NBC_00709 genomic window:
- a CDS encoding ferredoxin → MNKLEIDWTRCDGHGLCAGLVPDDVLLDEWGFPVLRGREITPGELSDARRAVLACPALALRLTNR, encoded by the coding sequence ATGAACAAGCTCGAGATCGACTGGACCAGGTGCGACGGGCACGGCCTGTGTGCCGGTCTGGTGCCCGACGACGTCCTCCTCGACGAGTGGGGATTCCCGGTCCTGCGCGGCCGCGAAATCACCCCTGGTGAACTCTCGGATGCACGCCGCGCGGTCCTCGCCTGCCCGGCTCTTGCCTTGCGCCTCACCAATCGATGA
- a CDS encoding glycoside hydrolase family 43 protein, translating into MDRPQARSGRKLIALVCSALALALMAAPTSSASSAGYQTFRPGESWLDTSGKVIQAHGGQVVPATDHAGRRIWYWYGEDRSNGYSDSPGVHVYSSYDLYNWTDRGLALRAMSSQDQFETDKYFAKLYKHYTAAQKSIVWRDLSTNAVRSDGWAAPSILERPKVIYNRSTRTWVMWVHSDGPSSPTSTSTYARAEAGVAISDSPFGPFRWIDSYRLDRVPSDSVPWCGSSSSFDPAGGMARDMNLFVDDDGTAYIVYSSEENRTMYISKLNRAYTYLSARPENAIQGKDFVRTLACNQREAPAMFKMGGTYYLSTSGATGWDPNPAHYATATTVLGAWTDRGVPITGSGAADTYSSQSTAVIPVDPARNRFAFMADRWTPSDLAHAPYVWMPMSFGEGGNLTIGPDREWSLRDLTPYQPWTVQTAIPDHVQLGDTNDLPAEVVVKTGSRAQKLSVTWDPSGVAHAGPAHVTGTLQDGRTFTRPVLVVPSGLRYAVHAGGAITADWSRLTELVTTDKPLLNSGPDQPLGPDPVTGSTWGCTGASAPAGDASGDLYTALRYGKNHEPLVYTFTGLQAGTYSVHAGYYDPWPWANRAAQVSVNGTVVDQQRLFTSTGTSAQYGGIAVGADGRITVTITPTRSPDIQLSWLMIAQNT; encoded by the coding sequence ATGGACCGCCCCCAAGCCCGATCCGGCCGCAAGTTGATTGCTCTCGTGTGCTCGGCGCTGGCTCTGGCGTTGATGGCCGCGCCTACCAGCTCCGCATCGTCGGCGGGCTACCAGACGTTCCGTCCGGGCGAGTCGTGGCTCGACACCAGTGGCAAGGTGATCCAGGCGCACGGTGGCCAGGTGGTCCCGGCGACGGACCACGCCGGGCGGCGGATCTGGTACTGGTACGGCGAGGACCGCAGCAACGGCTACTCCGACAGTCCCGGCGTGCACGTGTATTCGTCGTACGACCTGTACAACTGGACCGACCGGGGGCTCGCGCTCAGGGCCATGAGCTCCCAAGACCAGTTCGAGACCGACAAGTACTTCGCCAAGCTCTACAAGCACTACACCGCCGCCCAGAAGAGCATCGTCTGGCGTGACCTGTCGACGAATGCGGTTCGGAGCGATGGGTGGGCGGCTCCATCGATCCTGGAGCGTCCGAAGGTGATCTACAACCGGTCCACCCGCACATGGGTCATGTGGGTGCACTCCGACGGGCCGTCGTCACCGACCAGTACGTCGACCTACGCACGCGCCGAAGCAGGTGTCGCGATCTCGGACTCCCCCTTCGGTCCGTTCCGCTGGATCGACTCGTACCGGCTCGACCGGGTCCCGAGCGACTCCGTCCCCTGGTGCGGGAGCTCGTCCTCGTTCGACCCCGCCGGCGGGATGGCGCGGGACATGAACCTGTTCGTCGACGACGACGGTACGGCGTACATCGTGTACTCGTCCGAAGAGAACCGCACGATGTACATCTCCAAGTTGAACCGCGCCTACACCTACCTGTCCGCGCGCCCGGAGAATGCGATCCAGGGCAAGGACTTCGTTCGTACGCTGGCCTGCAACCAGCGAGAGGCGCCGGCGATGTTCAAGATGGGCGGCACCTACTATCTGAGCACGTCCGGAGCAACCGGCTGGGACCCGAATCCAGCGCATTATGCAACCGCCACCACCGTCCTGGGTGCCTGGACCGACAGAGGTGTTCCGATCACCGGGTCCGGTGCGGCAGACACCTACAGCTCGCAAAGCACAGCGGTGATCCCGGTTGATCCCGCGCGGAATCGGTTCGCGTTCATGGCTGACCGTTGGACGCCCTCCGACCTTGCCCACGCGCCGTACGTCTGGATGCCGATGAGCTTCGGTGAGGGCGGGAACCTCACGATCGGACCCGACCGGGAGTGGTCTCTGCGGGACCTCACGCCGTACCAGCCATGGACGGTGCAGACCGCGATCCCAGACCATGTGCAGCTCGGCGACACCAACGATCTGCCGGCCGAGGTCGTGGTGAAGACCGGATCACGAGCGCAGAAGTTGTCGGTGACCTGGGATCCCTCAGGCGTTGCCCACGCCGGGCCGGCCCACGTGACCGGCACCCTGCAGGACGGTCGAACATTCACCCGCCCGGTCCTGGTGGTGCCAAGCGGCCTGCGCTATGCCGTTCACGCCGGGGGTGCGATCACTGCGGACTGGTCCCGGCTGACCGAACTCGTGACAACGGACAAGCCGCTGCTCAATTCCGGGCCCGACCAGCCGCTCGGCCCGGATCCTGTCACCGGGAGCACGTGGGGCTGTACCGGTGCCAGTGCACCGGCCGGGGACGCGAGCGGGGACCTCTACACCGCCTTGCGATATGGGAAGAACCATGAGCCGCTCGTCTACACGTTCACCGGTCTCCAGGCCGGGACATACTCGGTCCACGCCGGGTACTACGACCCATGGCCCTGGGCGAACCGCGCCGCGCAAGTCTCCGTGAACGGCACAGTCGTCGACCAACAGCGCCTCTTCACCAGCACGGGTACCTCCGCGCAGTACGGCGGCATCGCGGTCGGCGCCGACGGCCGAATCACGGTCACCATCACGCCGACCAGATCCCCGGACATCCAACTCAGCTGGCTGATGATCGCCCAGAACACCTAG
- a CDS encoding MarR family winged helix-turn-helix transcriptional regulator: MSKGPWLDDDEQKAWRSYLLMTRTLETHLERHLQRDFGLSKSDFEILVNLSESASGRMRAFELSRSTQWEKSRLSHHLTRMEKRGLIRKEACEARYPEIAITEAGLAAIKECAPAHAARVREFFVDVFGPDRMTVLGEVSDEVVATIGKHCDTDCPLEDRS; the protein is encoded by the coding sequence GTGAGCAAGGGACCGTGGCTCGACGACGACGAGCAGAAGGCGTGGCGCAGCTATCTGCTGATGACCCGGACGCTGGAGACGCACCTGGAGCGGCACCTCCAGCGGGACTTCGGCCTGTCCAAGTCGGACTTCGAGATCCTGGTCAACCTGTCCGAGTCGGCGTCCGGCCGGATGCGCGCGTTCGAGCTGAGCCGCTCGACCCAGTGGGAGAAGAGCCGGCTGTCGCACCACCTGACCCGGATGGAGAAGCGCGGCCTGATCCGCAAGGAGGCCTGCGAGGCCCGCTACCCGGAGATCGCGATCACCGAGGCGGGCCTGGCCGCGATCAAGGAGTGCGCGCCGGCGCACGCGGCCCGGGTCCGGGAGTTCTTCGTCGACGTGTTCGGCCCGGACCGGATGACGGTCCTCGGCGAGGTCTCGGACGAGGTCGTCGCCACCATCGGCAAGCACTGCGACACCGACTGCCCGCTGGAGGACCGCTCCTGA
- a CDS encoding FAD:protein FMN transferase: MTASRTWTAWSCTVRLTVDDPAVLGAACGELKALMDRVDKAASRFRPDSELSVVNTRAGALVPVSRLLVDLVDVSLVAAQMSGGAVDPTVGPAVIAAGYDTDIETVRRRFPQAPGDPKPVAGWQEVRLNRKLALLGVPTECALDLGATAKAWTADRAANVISKRYGCAVLVEIGGDLRAAGTPKKPWVITVAERAGERGVVVTLAHGGLTTSTRTVRRWQTPTGYGHHVIDPRSGLPAEGPYRTASVWAPTAVRANTFSTALIATGDAALGRLKLAGHPARLIADDGETTELSGWPAASRAA; this comes from the coding sequence ATGACCGCCTCCCGCACCTGGACCGCGTGGAGTTGCACGGTCCGCCTGACCGTCGACGACCCCGCTGTCCTGGGGGCGGCGTGCGGTGAGCTCAAGGCTCTGATGGACCGCGTCGACAAGGCCGCCAGCCGCTTCCGTCCGGACTCCGAGCTCTCCGTCGTGAACACCCGCGCCGGGGCGCTCGTACCGGTGTCCCGCCTGCTGGTCGACCTGGTCGACGTCAGCCTGGTCGCGGCCCAGATGAGTGGCGGAGCGGTCGACCCGACCGTCGGTCCGGCAGTGATCGCGGCCGGGTACGACACCGATATCGAGACGGTACGACGCCGCTTCCCGCAGGCACCCGGCGATCCGAAGCCGGTCGCGGGCTGGCAGGAGGTCCGCCTCAACCGCAAGCTCGCTCTGCTCGGAGTACCGACGGAGTGCGCCCTGGACCTGGGCGCCACTGCGAAAGCGTGGACCGCCGACCGCGCCGCGAACGTGATCAGCAAGCGCTACGGCTGTGCCGTCCTCGTCGAGATCGGTGGTGACCTCCGAGCGGCTGGTACGCCGAAGAAGCCGTGGGTAATAACTGTCGCCGAGCGCGCCGGCGAGCGCGGTGTCGTCGTCACGCTAGCTCACGGCGGTCTCACCACGTCGACCCGCACGGTACGGCGTTGGCAGACGCCGACCGGCTACGGCCACCACGTCATCGATCCACGCAGCGGACTGCCCGCGGAAGGCCCGTACCGGACCGCATCCGTCTGGGCTCCGACCGCAGTACGGGCGAACACCTTCAGCACCGCCCTTATTGCGACTGGTGATGCTGCGCTCGGTCGACTGAAGCTGGCTGGCCACCCGGCCCGGCTGATCGCCGACGACGGTGAGACCACTGAACTGTCGGGCTGGCCGGCAGCGAGCAGGGCGGCCTGA
- a CDS encoding oxidoreductase, with translation MGTARNTMRLTAPAGVTYLDLDVTNDESVASVVKEVIDRFGHIDVLVNNAGVGATGAAEEFSIAQTQDVFDINVYGVMRITKAVVPHMRAQRHGRIINVSSLSGFVPSPFMALYVSTKYAIEGYSGSLDHEVRDYGIRILLVEPGPINTPFGAHSVQADTPLPLYESGRRNYEEVLAKNTSSGDDPAVVAKVIVSAATDHNPRLRRTAGSTAATVSPLHRVVPARIFDRIIRRFNRMPS, from the coding sequence ATCGGAACTGCCCGCAACACCATGCGACTCACCGCACCCGCCGGGGTGACATACCTCGACCTCGACGTGACCAACGACGAGTCGGTCGCCTCTGTGGTCAAGGAGGTGATCGACCGGTTCGGGCACATCGACGTCCTGGTCAACAACGCCGGCGTCGGCGCCACCGGCGCCGCCGAGGAGTTCTCCATCGCCCAGACTCAGGACGTGTTCGACATCAACGTCTACGGCGTCATGCGGATAACCAAGGCGGTCGTGCCGCACATGCGCGCTCAACGGCACGGGCGCATCATCAACGTCTCCTCCCTCAGCGGGTTCGTCCCCAGCCCGTTCATGGCCCTCTACGTCTCGACCAAGTACGCGATCGAGGGCTACTCCGGGTCGCTGGACCACGAGGTCCGCGACTACGGCATCCGGATCCTGCTCGTCGAGCCAGGACCGATCAACACCCCGTTCGGGGCCCACAGCGTGCAGGCCGACACCCCACTGCCGCTTTACGAGTCGGGACGGCGCAACTACGAGGAGGTGCTGGCGAAAAACACGAGCAGCGGCGACGACCCTGCCGTCGTCGCCAAGGTCATCGTCTCGGCGGCCACCGATCACAACCCGAGACTGCGGCGCACGGCCGGCTCGACGGCCGCCACCGTCAGCCCGCTGCACCGCGTCGTTCCGGCCCGGATCTTCGACCGCATCATCCGCAGATTCAACCGGATGCCAAGCTGA
- a CDS encoding helix-turn-helix domain-containing protein, whose protein sequence is MSSTPAGTANFDDDDYPAFTMGRAAEMLGTTPGFLRSLDEAKLITPQRSEGGHRRYSRYQLRLAARARELVDQGTALEAACRIIILEDQLAEALRINEQREEQG, encoded by the coding sequence ATGAGCTCAACCCCGGCCGGCACGGCCAACTTCGACGATGACGACTACCCCGCCTTCACGATGGGCCGGGCCGCAGAGATGCTGGGCACCACGCCAGGATTCCTGCGCAGCCTGGACGAGGCGAAGCTGATCACCCCGCAACGCTCCGAGGGCGGCCACCGCCGCTACTCCCGCTATCAACTGCGCCTAGCAGCCCGGGCCCGCGAGCTCGTCGACCAAGGCACCGCTCTCGAGGCCGCGTGCCGGATCATCATCTTGGAAGACCAGCTCGCCGAAGCCCTGCGTATCAACGAGCAGCGAGAGGAACAGGGCTAG
- a CDS encoding NmrA/HSCARG family protein gives MTKLIAVVGATGSQGGGLVRAILADTSGEFAGRALTRNPDSGKARELAAAGAEVVAADLDDEASVRAAFDGAYGAFVVTNYWVERTPEEEAARTRAEMELDQAEIAARAARDAGIKHLVWSTLEDTRTFFAGRDDVPSLDDGRYKVPHFDAKGEADELFTKYGVPTTFLRTTFYFDAFINGLPPARNADGQLTITLPMADRPLSGVASEDIGRTALAILEHPDLIGETISIAGDHLTGDQYAAALTEALGEEVLYHAPTWEEFREYPFPMAVEMSNMFQFYAEDHIRFTGDRDVAKVRELNPELESFATWLEKHRDELKASQN, from the coding sequence ATGACCAAGCTGATCGCTGTTGTCGGTGCGACCGGAAGCCAGGGCGGCGGCCTCGTCCGCGCGATCCTGGCGGACACCTCCGGCGAGTTCGCGGGCCGCGCCCTGACGCGGAACCCGGACTCCGGCAAGGCGCGCGAACTGGCCGCCGCGGGCGCCGAGGTGGTCGCGGCCGACCTCGACGACGAGGCGAGCGTGCGGGCCGCGTTCGACGGCGCGTACGGCGCCTTCGTCGTGACGAACTACTGGGTCGAGCGGACGCCCGAGGAGGAGGCCGCCCGGACCCGCGCCGAGATGGAGCTCGACCAGGCCGAGATCGCCGCCCGGGCCGCCCGCGACGCCGGCATCAAGCACCTGGTGTGGTCGACACTCGAGGACACCAGGACGTTCTTCGCCGGGCGCGACGACGTCCCGAGCCTGGACGACGGGCGCTACAAGGTCCCGCACTTCGACGCGAAGGGCGAGGCGGACGAGCTCTTCACGAAGTACGGCGTACCGACGACGTTCCTGCGGACCACGTTCTACTTCGATGCCTTCATCAACGGCCTGCCGCCGGCCCGCAACGCCGACGGCCAGCTGACGATCACCCTCCCGATGGCCGACCGCCCGCTGTCCGGCGTCGCCTCCGAAGACATCGGCCGCACCGCCCTCGCCATCCTCGAGCACCCCGACCTGATCGGCGAAACCATCAGCATCGCCGGCGACCACCTCACCGGCGACCAGTACGCCGCCGCCCTCACCGAAGCCCTGGGCGAAGAGGTCCTCTACCACGCCCCGACCTGGGAAGAGTTCCGCGAGTACCCCTTCCCCATGGCTGTAGAAATGTCCAACATGTTCCAGTTCTACGCCGAAGACCACATCCGCTTCACCGGCGACCGCGACGTGGCGAAGGTCCGTGAACTCAACCCCGAGCTGGAGTCGTTCGCGACCTGGCTCGAGAAGCACCGCGACGAGCTCAAAGCCTCGCAGAACTGA
- a CDS encoding NADH-ubiquinone oxidoreductase-F iron-sulfur binding region domain-containing protein has protein sequence MITVDDIRVIGEARVLAGLDRGRLDLQRHLLTHGSLPALTRDDYTNLSEAVGLRGRGGAAFPVALKLQDLPARGVEAVVVNGSESEPVSRKDRLLLTRSPHLVLDGAVGLARALGAPHVLIAVHDAAAGTSIREALMERDDRLAIEVQDTPGRFVAGEARAVLSALEGGTAVPPGRRVLPTRKGYHQRPTFLSNVETFAQLAVLARLGSRGFSSTGLISEPGTQLLTIAGAVQRPGVIETPTGVPLDTVLQYAGAEAGPVLLGGYHGRWLAQTEGVTLQRPEVSAGIILALGSDTCPLGEITRVAQWLSSQSAGQCGPCVFGLAALVDDFARLTVGDPQGWHDAHRHLGLVPGRGACAHPDGTARFLTSALEVFDDDVQRHLSGRGCGRPVLGVLGGGR, from the coding sequence ATGATCACCGTCGACGACATCAGGGTGATCGGTGAGGCCAGAGTCCTCGCCGGACTCGACCGGGGCCGCCTGGACCTGCAGCGTCATCTCTTGACCCATGGCAGCCTGCCCGCGTTGACCCGTGACGACTACACGAACCTGTCTGAAGCAGTAGGACTCAGAGGGCGTGGTGGAGCGGCGTTCCCCGTCGCACTGAAGCTGCAGGACCTTCCAGCTCGCGGCGTGGAGGCTGTCGTGGTCAACGGCTCGGAGAGTGAGCCGGTCAGCCGCAAGGACCGCCTGCTCCTCACCCGGTCGCCACATCTCGTGCTGGACGGTGCGGTCGGTCTGGCGCGCGCGCTGGGTGCGCCGCACGTGCTGATCGCCGTACACGATGCAGCGGCCGGCACTTCTATTCGTGAAGCGCTGATGGAGCGTGACGATCGGCTGGCGATCGAAGTACAGGACACTCCGGGTCGGTTCGTCGCGGGGGAGGCCCGTGCGGTGCTGAGTGCACTCGAGGGCGGTACGGCAGTGCCGCCCGGTCGGAGGGTGCTGCCGACGCGCAAGGGGTACCACCAGCGGCCGACGTTCCTTTCCAACGTCGAGACGTTCGCCCAGCTCGCCGTACTCGCGCGGTTGGGGTCACGTGGGTTCAGCAGCACCGGACTGATCAGTGAGCCCGGTACTCAGCTGCTGACGATCGCCGGCGCCGTGCAGCGGCCTGGTGTGATCGAGACACCGACCGGTGTCCCGCTGGACACAGTCCTCCAGTACGCCGGTGCGGAGGCCGGGCCTGTGCTGCTCGGCGGGTACCACGGCCGCTGGCTGGCGCAGACCGAAGGTGTGACGTTGCAGCGACCGGAGGTGTCCGCAGGGATCATCCTGGCGCTCGGATCCGACACCTGTCCGCTCGGTGAGATCACACGGGTCGCTCAGTGGCTGTCCAGTCAGTCAGCTGGACAGTGCGGGCCGTGTGTCTTCGGCCTCGCCGCCCTCGTCGACGACTTCGCCAGGCTGACCGTCGGTGATCCGCAGGGCTGGCACGACGCCCACCGGCACCTCGGTCTGGTTCCGGGGCGGGGAGCCTGCGCGCACCCGGACGGTACTGCGAGATTCCTCACGTCCGCGCTCGAGGTGTTCGACGACGACGTACAGCGTCATCTCTCCGGGCGTGGGTGTGGTCGTCCGGTTCTGGGAGTTCTTGGAGGTGGCCGATGA
- a CDS encoding alpha/beta fold hydrolase — protein MSNNDISNEPVITSYAQAPARTVTADGVTYAYRELGPKGGIPVVFFVHLAATLDNWDPRIVDPIAAGRHVITFDNRGVGASTGQVPGSVEEMADDAYTFIKALGFDKIDIFSFSLGGFIAQDLVVKHPELVRKLVLTGTGPRGGKDIDKVVGVTYWDILRATLTRQDPKEFLFFNRNAAGKPAARAFVQRLQERTVDRDADVKVRAFQTQLKAIQKFGRSAPADLSKLTQPTLIANGDNDRMVPSVLSGDLHRRIKGSELVIYPDSGHGGVFQFHQKFAPLAVEFLAG, from the coding sequence GTGAGCAACAACGACATCTCGAACGAACCCGTCATCACCTCGTACGCGCAAGCCCCGGCCCGCACCGTCACCGCCGACGGCGTCACGTACGCCTACCGGGAGCTGGGCCCGAAGGGCGGGATCCCCGTCGTCTTCTTCGTGCACCTCGCCGCGACCCTGGACAACTGGGACCCGCGGATCGTCGACCCGATCGCTGCCGGACGCCACGTCATCACGTTCGACAACCGCGGCGTCGGGGCCTCCACCGGTCAGGTCCCCGGGAGCGTCGAGGAAATGGCCGACGACGCCTACACCTTCATCAAAGCCCTCGGCTTCGACAAGATCGACATCTTCTCCTTCTCGCTGGGCGGTTTCATCGCCCAGGACCTCGTGGTCAAGCACCCCGAGCTGGTCCGCAAGCTCGTCCTGACCGGCACCGGGCCCAGGGGTGGCAAGGACATCGACAAGGTTGTCGGCGTCACCTACTGGGACATCCTGCGCGCGACCTTGACGCGGCAGGACCCGAAGGAGTTCCTGTTCTTCAACCGGAACGCCGCCGGCAAGCCCGCTGCTCGCGCATTTGTCCAGCGTCTGCAGGAGCGCACCGTCGATCGCGACGCGGACGTCAAGGTGCGCGCGTTCCAGACCCAGCTGAAGGCGATCCAGAAGTTCGGGCGCTCGGCCCCGGCCGATCTGTCGAAGCTCACGCAGCCCACCTTGATCGCGAACGGTGACAACGACCGGATGGTGCCCTCGGTCCTGTCCGGGGACCTGCACCGCCGCATCAAGGGTTCGGAGCTGGTCATCTACCCGGACTCCGGGCACGGCGGCGTCTTCCAGTTCCACCAGAAGTTCGCTCCCCTCGCGGTCGAGTTCCTCGCCGGCTGA
- a CDS encoding YihY/virulence factor BrkB family protein — protein sequence MSTLGRRLDAAQRRHRRLGFPLAVVYKFFDDQGSYLAVIVTYYAFAAIFPMLLISSSVLGFLLQGNEDLQKAVLQSALKEFPIVGTQLATPQGLQGSTPAVIIGTIAAVYGVIGLGQAGQNAVNVTWGVPRNRRPDPFRGRLRSVALLSLAGLTVLGFATLTVLAGSRASLFGDVANMGWLVSIGSVLVLTAMLTLCLRPGTTPRPAFRKIVPGAFLTAVGWQLLERLGGIYVNSVLAKTSEVNGVFALTLGLIGLIYAASVIAVIGAELNSVIAHRLYPRSLLALFTDSATDLTPADHRAYAMYAQSQRHKAAETIEVTFGTHEPADPIAEGSQAPENRHGEQSPGKSR from the coding sequence GTGAGCACCTTGGGGCGGCGGTTGGACGCTGCGCAGCGTCGGCATCGGCGGCTCGGGTTCCCGCTCGCCGTGGTGTACAAGTTCTTCGACGACCAGGGCAGCTATCTCGCGGTGATTGTCACGTACTACGCCTTCGCGGCGATCTTCCCGATGCTGCTGATCTCCTCATCTGTTCTCGGGTTCCTTCTGCAGGGCAATGAGGATCTGCAGAAGGCCGTCCTGCAGTCGGCGCTGAAGGAGTTCCCCATCGTCGGTACGCAGCTGGCGACCCCGCAGGGTCTGCAAGGCAGCACCCCGGCCGTCATCATCGGCACGATCGCCGCGGTGTACGGGGTGATCGGGCTCGGACAGGCGGGGCAGAACGCGGTCAACGTGACCTGGGGAGTCCCCCGCAACCGGCGCCCCGATCCGTTTCGTGGGCGTCTGCGGTCCGTGGCGCTGCTGTCCCTGGCCGGCCTCACCGTGCTCGGCTTCGCCACTCTGACCGTCTTGGCCGGCAGCCGGGCATCGCTGTTCGGTGACGTCGCCAACATGGGGTGGCTCGTTTCGATCGGCTCGGTCCTGGTGCTCACTGCCATGCTGACCCTGTGCCTGCGCCCGGGCACGACGCCTCGGCCGGCCTTTCGGAAGATCGTCCCGGGGGCGTTCCTCACCGCTGTCGGCTGGCAGCTGCTCGAACGACTGGGCGGCATCTACGTCAACAGCGTGCTGGCCAAGACGAGCGAGGTGAACGGCGTCTTCGCGCTGACATTGGGGCTGATCGGGCTCATCTACGCCGCGTCGGTGATCGCCGTGATCGGTGCCGAACTGAACTCGGTGATCGCACACCGTCTGTACCCACGCTCGTTGCTGGCCCTCTTCACCGACTCGGCCACCGACCTGACACCAGCCGACCATCGCGCCTACGCAATGTACGCCCAATCCCAGCGCCACAAGGCCGCCGAAACAATCGAAGTCACCTTCGGAACCCACGAACCAGCCGATCCCATCGCAGAAGGATCCCAGGCGCCGGAGAACCGGCACGGTGAGCAATCACCAGGAAAGTCCAGGTGA
- a CDS encoding TetR/AcrR family transcriptional regulator, whose translation MSAGKSESTQQRRAAAMPLASKSPSKSPGRRERNKQEKLDRITAAASELFAERGVDEVTTQEIADKADIGAGTLFLYAKSKGELLLLVQNSTYADALVQGRSAAEGITDTLDALMAIVRPVVECNRKQVDNGRTYLREIVFGDPAEPHHRHALDLTVQTEDAIAAVLGRDGRTTPQDAAARAHIVSAIMFVSMAATINAAKPVGDVVQEIRDQLRVLLPE comes from the coding sequence ATGAGCGCCGGCAAATCCGAGTCCACTCAGCAACGAAGGGCGGCAGCCATGCCCCTCGCCTCCAAGTCGCCGTCGAAGTCGCCCGGTCGGCGCGAGCGGAACAAGCAGGAGAAGCTGGACCGCATCACCGCAGCCGCCAGTGAGCTCTTCGCCGAGCGCGGCGTCGATGAGGTCACCACCCAGGAGATCGCCGACAAGGCCGACATCGGGGCGGGCACGCTGTTCCTCTACGCGAAGTCCAAGGGCGAGCTGCTCCTGCTCGTACAGAACTCGACCTACGCCGACGCGCTCGTACAGGGCAGGTCAGCGGCCGAGGGCATCACGGACACGCTCGACGCCCTGATGGCGATCGTCCGCCCTGTCGTGGAGTGCAACCGCAAGCAGGTCGACAACGGGCGGACCTACCTGCGGGAGATCGTCTTCGGCGACCCCGCCGAGCCTCACCACCGGCACGCCCTCGACCTGACCGTGCAGACCGAGGATGCGATCGCAGCCGTCCTGGGGCGGGACGGGCGCACCACTCCACAGGACGCCGCGGCGCGGGCGCACATCGTCTCCGCGATCATGTTCGTCAGCATGGCCGCGACCATCAACGCCGCCAAACCGGTCGGCGACGTCGTACAGGAGATCCGGGACCAGTTGCGGGTCCTCCTGCCCGAATGA